A single genomic interval of Juglans regia cultivar Chandler chromosome 1, Walnut 2.0, whole genome shotgun sequence harbors:
- the LOC108986635 gene encoding auxin-responsive protein SAUR78, which translates to MKKINMILRKCKSLSRQLGRSSSYSSLRSKSTREELWNGDMQDYDEHHKTVFVGSTRKRYVISSKYLSHPLIDALIDKTKHKTSSGDDILVVRCEVVLFDHLLWMLENADPNLSSECLQELAELYVF; encoded by the coding sequence atgaagaaaatcaaCATGATACTGAGGAAGTGCAAGAGCCTGTCAAGGCAACTGGGGAGATCTTCTTCGTATAGCAGCTTACGGTCCAAATCAACAAGGGAAGAATTATGGAATGGTGACATGCAAGATTATGACGAACATCACAAAACTGTATTCGTGGGAAGCACCAGAAAGCGATACGTGATTAGCTCCAAGTACCTTAGCCATCCTCTTATAGATGCCCTCATCGACAAAACAAAGCACAAGACTTCTTCAGGGGATGATATTTTGGTGGTCAGGTGTGAGGTGGTTCTATTCGACCATCTCTTATGGATGCTTGAGAATGCAGACCCAAATCTCAGCTCCGAGTGCTTGCAGGAATTGGCTGAGCTCTATGTTTTCTGA